A part of Planctomycetota bacterium genomic DNA contains:
- a CDS encoding PhoH family protein, translated as MPSGSERVRVLGPAERTLKLLREALGVNVSARDGRVHVTGDRAPVLVARNVLEELSSSALRGEEMPTRQRVLDLISGETEAIGDGNEPIGSVDAWDGKLHVYAAGRPVRAQTPNQEAYLDAIRGNDLVFAIGPAGTGKTYLAVAAAVHLLKTGRVKRVILARPAVEAGEKLGFLPGDLRAKVNPYLRPLFDALADMMDYATLRRFMENDVVEVSPLAFMRGRTLNNAVIILDEAQNSTKGQMKMFLTRLGHGSRMIVTGDATQIDLPDPTDSGLIDAARRLARTPGVGFVTFGRADVVRHNLVQRIIDAYGDEDDRPPPSHVRRPGARPPRRPDNPEADAGVASMDDRTLTEPDRSGTGHA; from the coding sequence GTGCCCAGCGGATCAGAGCGCGTCCGGGTGCTCGGCCCGGCGGAACGGACCCTCAAGCTCCTCCGCGAGGCGCTGGGCGTCAACGTCTCGGCGCGGGACGGGCGGGTGCACGTGACGGGCGACCGGGCCCCGGTGCTGGTCGCGCGGAACGTGCTGGAAGAACTGTCGAGTTCGGCGCTGCGGGGCGAGGAGATGCCTACGCGCCAGCGCGTGCTCGACCTGATCTCGGGCGAGACCGAGGCGATCGGCGACGGCAACGAGCCCATCGGGTCGGTGGACGCGTGGGACGGCAAGCTGCACGTGTACGCCGCGGGACGCCCCGTGCGGGCGCAGACCCCGAACCAGGAGGCGTACCTCGACGCCATCCGCGGGAACGACCTGGTGTTCGCGATCGGGCCGGCGGGCACGGGCAAGACGTACCTGGCGGTGGCGGCGGCGGTGCACCTGCTCAAGACCGGGCGGGTGAAGCGCGTGATCCTGGCGCGTCCCGCGGTGGAGGCGGGGGAGAAGCTCGGATTCCTGCCGGGCGACCTGCGGGCAAAGGTGAACCCGTACCTTCGCCCGCTGTTTGACGCGCTGGCGGACATGATGGACTACGCGACGCTGCGCCGGTTCATGGAGAACGACGTGGTGGAGGTGTCGCCCCTGGCGTTCATGCGCGGGCGGACGCTGAACAACGCGGTGATCATCCTCGACGAGGCCCAGAACTCGACCAAGGGCCAGATGAAGATGTTCCTGACGCGCCTGGGGCACGGCAGCCGCATGATCGTGACGGGCGACGCGACGCAGATCGACCTGCCGGACCCGACGGACAGCGGGCTGATCGATGCGGCCCGGCGCCTGGCGCGCACGCCGGGCGTGGGGTTCGTGACGTTCGGGCGCGCGGACGTCGTGCGCCACAACCTCGTGCAGCGGATCATCGACGCGTACGGCGACGAGGACGACCGGCCCCCGCCGTCGCACGTGCGCCGGCCGGGCGCGCGTCCGCCCCGCCGCCCGGATAACCCGGAAGCGGACGCGGGTGTTGCGTCGATGGATGATCGGACGCTGACAGAGCCCGACCGGAGCGGCACAGGGCACGCATGA